From a region of the Salvelinus alpinus chromosome 2, SLU_Salpinus.1, whole genome shotgun sequence genome:
- the LOC139549886 gene encoding uncharacterized protein, which yields MNGPKRTWQQVKIKYKNILQNAVKKNTHRQGTGGGSPKADLTPAEDMALELNKGRPVLEGIPGGKETSIGSSQDATRFIQVSGSTVFLLETPAQAPDDADPGEGPSAAATAHDGDDDEEETISLDSRRHEDPDAIQWENQPGNISSQAIRKLYGNHLRRQIELADIDIQYKKKKMENLALESEIKKRTIRKLDLEIKKLERELQEDDTAQNKN from the exons atgaacgggccaaaacggacatggcagcaggtcaaaatcaaatacaagaacattctgcagaatg cagtgaaaaagaatacccacagacaaggcacgggtggtgggtcaccaaaggctgaccttaccccagcagaggacatggccttggagctaaataaaggcaggcccgtcttagaggggatccctggggggaaagagacgagcataggttcctcccaagatgccacccgcttcattcaag tgtctggcagcactgtgttcctgttagagacaccagcacaagcaccagacgatgctgatcca ggtgaaggccccagtgcagcagcaacagcacatgatggagacgatgatgaggaggagaccatctctctggattccagaaggcatgag gacccagatgctatacagtgggaaaaccagcctggcaacata agctcacaagctatcagaaagttgtatggcaaccacctccggcgccaaatagaactggcagacatagacattcagtacaagaagaaaaagatggaaaatcttgcactggagtccgaaataaaaaagaggacaattaggaaactggaccttgaaataaaaaaacttgagagggag ctccaagaagatgacacagctcaaaataaaaattag